Proteins encoded together in one Telopea speciosissima isolate NSW1024214 ecotype Mountain lineage chromosome 6, Tspe_v1, whole genome shotgun sequence window:
- the LOC122663705 gene encoding uncharacterized protein LOC122663705 isoform X1 has translation MSFFNVSSSFYLLLLFFYFSSILLARFLQTLCRNYSIKSSDDEGQTDYLEEEDEEEEEEEEEEEEEEEEEEEEHALFTVEYTERDDLVADIILGGEALLFLPIKSTQKDKLLPEEDMESEGSVYEDPDETFVPDELPISNSPASESGCNAEVVVEEKLPTRDTDSIDGSTLELTTPLETDPNENGSVADDLAYEEGYDKREEAEADTGNVETNLSEDENFLVFAPTQLETKKLQPKTIEDIHGDSFTVGSTSKSSSDWRSSMLCRDSGTEDPFSSSSRRSCPNWESFTVFRKYDEEMMFLDRISAQKLNETESLRGIEVCPRSISERIVHKLTTKNRRSNGITRNPYHELESAYAAQICLAWEALNWNYKNFQRLRASRTEEEDPGCPGQIAQQFQQFQVLLQRYIENEPYEYGRRPEVYARMRISAPKLLLVPEFRDSEEEQKEENFGTRISSPKFLRIMEDGIQTFMNFLKADSEKPCKIITAIFKKNKSNSVDPTHLHMVKKANTKKKLKLKDLRRSNKCLRRKKKKLKHDEEMEILMGLIDLKVVSRVLRMSDISEEQLRWCEEKMSKVRLWEGKLQRDSSPLFFPAH, from the exons ATGTCGTTCTTCAATGTCTCAAGCTCTTTCTACCTTCTTTtactcttcttctatttctcctcAATCTTGCTTGCCAGGTTCCTTCAGACTCTTTGCAGGAATTACTCTATCAAAAG CAGTGATGATGAAGGCCAAACTGACTATTTGGAAGAAGAggacgaggaggaggaggaagaagaagaggaagaagaagaagaagaagaagaagaagaagaagaacatgccTTGTTTACTGTGGAATACACAGAAAGAGATGATTTGGTTGCCGACATCATTCTTGGCGGCGAAGCCTTATTGTTCTTGCCCATTAAAAGCACCCAGAAGGATAAGCTTCTCCCTGAAGAAGACATGGAATCTGAGGGAAGTGTATATGAAGACCCTGATGAAACCTTTGTCCCAGATGAATTGCCAATATCTAACTCACCTGCTTCAGAATCTGGGTGTAATGCTGAAGTTGTGGTTGAAGAAAAGCTTCCCACAAGGGACACTGATTCAATTGATGGGTCTACATTAGAGCTTACAACACCATTGGAAACAGACCCAAATGAAAATGGCTCTGTGGCTGATGACTTAGCTTATGAAG AAGGCTATGATAAAAGAGAAGAAGCTGAAGCTGACACAGGGAATGTAGAGACAAATTTATCTGAAGATGagaattttttggtttttgcacCTACACAACTGGAAACTAAAAAGCTTCAACCTAAAACAATTGAGGACATCCATGGAGATTCATTTACAGTTGGGTCAACTTCTAAGAGTTCTTCTGATTGGAGAAGCTCCATGCTTTGCAGGGATTCAGGAACAGAGGATCCCTTCTCATCATCGTCTCGAAGGAGCTGCCCGAATTGGGAATCATTTACTGTGTTTCGAAAATACGATGAGGAGATGATGTTTTTGGATCGAATTAGTGCCCAAAAGCTTAATGAAACAG AATCACTTAGGGGAATTGAAGTATGTCCAAGATCCATCTCGGAAAGGATAGTGCATAAGCTCACTACCAAGAACAGAAGATCAAACGGGATAACTAGAAACCCATATCATGAATTGGAGAGTGCTTATGCTGCTCAAATTTGCTTGGCATGGGAAGCTCTTAATTGGAACTACAAGAATTTCCAGCGTCTAAGAGCTTCACGAACCGAAGAAGAAGATCCGGGTTGTCCTGGCCAAATTGCACAGCAGTTTCAGCAATTTCAGGTTTTATTACAGCGATATATCGAAAATGAGCCTTACGAGTATGGCAGGAGACCTGAAGTTTATGCTCGAATGAGGATTTCTGCACCAAAATTACTTCTAGTTCCTGAATTCCGAG ATTCAGAAGAGGAACAGAAAGAGGAGAATTTTGGTACAAGGATCTCATCACCTAAGTTCCTCAGAATAATGGAGGATGGAATTCAAACATTCATGAATTTTCTCAAGGCAGATAGTGAGAAGCCTTGCAAGATCATTACAGCAATtttcaaaaagaataaaagcAATTCAGTTGATCCCACTCATCTCCATATGGTGAAGAAGGCAAATACAAAG AAAAAGCTGAAGCTTAAAGATCTGCGCCGCAGTAATAAATGCttaaggaggaagaagaagaagttgaagcaTGATGAGGAGATGGAGATACTGATGGGTCTGATAGACCTAAAAGTGGTGTCCAGGGTATTGAGAATGTCTGATATCAGTGAAGAACAGTTAAGGTGGTGTGAGGAGAAGATGAGCAAAGTAAGATTGTGGGAAGGGAAGCTACAAAGAGATTCCTCTCCACTTTTCTTTCCGGCACACTGA
- the LOC122663705 gene encoding uncharacterized protein LOC122663705 isoform X2 — translation MSFFNVSSSFYLLLLFFYFSSILLARFLQTLCRNYSIKSSDDEGQTDYLEEEDEEEEEEEEEEEEEEEEEEEEHALFTVEYTERDDLVADIILGGEALLFLPIKSTQKDKLLPEEDMESEGSVYEDPDETFVPDELPISNSPASESGCNAEVVVEEKLPTRDTDSIDGSTLELTTPLETDPNENGSVADDLAYEEGYDKREEAEADTGNVETNLSEDENFLVFAPTQLETKKLQPKTIEDIHGDSFTVGSTSKSSSDWRSSMLCRDSGTEDPFSSSSRRSCPNWESFTVFRKYDEEMMFLDRISAQKLNETESLRGIEVCPRSISERIVHKLTTKNRRSNGITRNPYHELESAYAAQICLAWEALNWNYKNFQRLRASRTEEEDPGCPGQIAQQFQQFQVLLQRYIENEPYEYGRRPEVYARMRISAPKLLLVPEFRDSEEEQKEENFGTRISSPKFLRIMEDGIQTFMNFLKADSEKPCKIITAIFKKNKSNSVDPTHLHMVKKANTKKKLKHDEEMEILMGLIDLKVVSRVLRMSDISEEQLRWCEEKMSKVRLWEGKLQRDSSPLFFPAH, via the exons ATGTCGTTCTTCAATGTCTCAAGCTCTTTCTACCTTCTTTtactcttcttctatttctcctcAATCTTGCTTGCCAGGTTCCTTCAGACTCTTTGCAGGAATTACTCTATCAAAAG CAGTGATGATGAAGGCCAAACTGACTATTTGGAAGAAGAggacgaggaggaggaggaagaagaagaggaagaagaagaagaagaagaagaagaagaagaagaacatgccTTGTTTACTGTGGAATACACAGAAAGAGATGATTTGGTTGCCGACATCATTCTTGGCGGCGAAGCCTTATTGTTCTTGCCCATTAAAAGCACCCAGAAGGATAAGCTTCTCCCTGAAGAAGACATGGAATCTGAGGGAAGTGTATATGAAGACCCTGATGAAACCTTTGTCCCAGATGAATTGCCAATATCTAACTCACCTGCTTCAGAATCTGGGTGTAATGCTGAAGTTGTGGTTGAAGAAAAGCTTCCCACAAGGGACACTGATTCAATTGATGGGTCTACATTAGAGCTTACAACACCATTGGAAACAGACCCAAATGAAAATGGCTCTGTGGCTGATGACTTAGCTTATGAAG AAGGCTATGATAAAAGAGAAGAAGCTGAAGCTGACACAGGGAATGTAGAGACAAATTTATCTGAAGATGagaattttttggtttttgcacCTACACAACTGGAAACTAAAAAGCTTCAACCTAAAACAATTGAGGACATCCATGGAGATTCATTTACAGTTGGGTCAACTTCTAAGAGTTCTTCTGATTGGAGAAGCTCCATGCTTTGCAGGGATTCAGGAACAGAGGATCCCTTCTCATCATCGTCTCGAAGGAGCTGCCCGAATTGGGAATCATTTACTGTGTTTCGAAAATACGATGAGGAGATGATGTTTTTGGATCGAATTAGTGCCCAAAAGCTTAATGAAACAG AATCACTTAGGGGAATTGAAGTATGTCCAAGATCCATCTCGGAAAGGATAGTGCATAAGCTCACTACCAAGAACAGAAGATCAAACGGGATAACTAGAAACCCATATCATGAATTGGAGAGTGCTTATGCTGCTCAAATTTGCTTGGCATGGGAAGCTCTTAATTGGAACTACAAGAATTTCCAGCGTCTAAGAGCTTCACGAACCGAAGAAGAAGATCCGGGTTGTCCTGGCCAAATTGCACAGCAGTTTCAGCAATTTCAGGTTTTATTACAGCGATATATCGAAAATGAGCCTTACGAGTATGGCAGGAGACCTGAAGTTTATGCTCGAATGAGGATTTCTGCACCAAAATTACTTCTAGTTCCTGAATTCCGAG ATTCAGAAGAGGAACAGAAAGAGGAGAATTTTGGTACAAGGATCTCATCACCTAAGTTCCTCAGAATAATGGAGGATGGAATTCAAACATTCATGAATTTTCTCAAGGCAGATAGTGAGAAGCCTTGCAAGATCATTACAGCAATtttcaaaaagaataaaagcAATTCAGTTGATCCCACTCATCTCCATATGGTGAAGAAGGCAAATACAAAG aagaagttgaagcaTGATGAGGAGATGGAGATACTGATGGGTCTGATAGACCTAAAAGTGGTGTCCAGGGTATTGAGAATGTCTGATATCAGTGAAGAACAGTTAAGGTGGTGTGAGGAGAAGATGAGCAAAGTAAGATTGTGGGAAGGGAAGCTACAAAGAGATTCCTCTCCACTTTTCTTTCCGGCACACTGA